In one window of Vibrio sp. JC009 DNA:
- a CDS encoding DNA-binding transcriptional regulator encodes MSDILNTVYETAQDLHKNGEMDKTTLRKFDAICLTPVHEFSADEVKSLRVRFNLSQAVLAEYLNVSTKLVQKWEQNVSHPKGAALKLLTLAEKKGIDVIA; translated from the coding sequence ATGAGTGACATTTTAAATACGGTTTATGAAACTGCGCAGGATTTGCATAAAAATGGTGAGATGGATAAGACTACGCTCCGAAAGTTTGATGCAATTTGCCTTACCCCTGTTCATGAATTTAGCGCTGATGAAGTAAAGTCTTTGCGGGTAAGGTTTAACTTGAGTCAGGCTGTACTGGCTGAGTACCTGAATGTAAGTACAAAACTGGTTCAGAAATGGGAGCAGAATGTCAGTCACCCTAAGGGAGCTGCTTTAAAGTTGCTTACTTTGGCTGAGAAAAAAGGTATTGATGTTATTGCCTGA
- a CDS encoding type II toxin-antitoxin system RelE/ParE family toxin, with translation MNIYKTKAFQRSFKKTALTDEILKLCCLEMEHGLIDADYGGHLYKKRVAMPGRGKSGSYRTMIGARLGDSYFFLYLFPKKAQSNIDKAEEKALKELARHFLDKTSEDLARMVSKGLLFKLRGEE, from the coding sequence ATGAACATATACAAGACGAAGGCGTTTCAAAGAAGCTTTAAAAAAACAGCATTAACCGATGAAATTCTGAAGCTGTGCTGTTTGGAAATGGAGCATGGTCTGATAGATGCAGATTATGGAGGCCACCTTTATAAGAAAAGGGTGGCAATGCCTGGAAGAGGTAAATCCGGTAGTTACCGAACGATGATTGGTGCGCGGTTAGGCGACAGTTATTTTTTTCTTTATTTGTTTCCTAAGAAAGCACAGAGCAATATAGACAAAGCTGAGGAGAAGGCTCTAAAAGAGCTGGCAAGGCACTTCCTTGATAAGACTTCAGAGGATTTAGCGAGAATGGTTTCGAAAGGTCTGCTTTTCAAATTGCGTGGAGAAGAGTGA
- the ykgO gene encoding type B 50S ribosomal protein L36: MKVLSSLKSAKTRHHDCQVVKRRGRVYVICKSNPRFKAVQGKVKKR; encoded by the coding sequence ATGAAAGTATTAAGCTCACTGAAAAGTGCAAAAACGCGCCATCACGATTGTCAGGTGGTAAAACGCAGAGGTCGTGTTTACGTTATCTGTAAAAGTAATCCGCGTTTTAAAGCTGTTCAGGGCAAAGTGAAAAAGCGTTAA
- a CDS encoding proline--tRNA ligase, whose translation MRTSKYLLSTVKETPNDAEIISHQLMLRAGMIRKLASGLYTWLPTGLRVLRKVENIVREEIDNAGAIETLMPVVQPFELWEETGRSEKMGPELLRFTDRHVRPFVLSPTAEEVITSLVRNEVNSYKQLPLNLYQIQTKFRDERRPRFGVMRAREFSMMDAYSFDIDKDGLQKSYDAMHDAYCKAFDRMGLDYRPVLADSGAIGGSGSQEFHVLAESGEDLIAFSTESDYAANIEKAEALAPATDRAQPTQEMTLVDTPNAKTIAELVEQFELPIEKTVKTLFVKASDEVEADLIALIIRGDHELNEVKAENLKEVAAPLEMATEEEIRALIGAGPGSLGPVGLELPFIVDRSVAVMSDFGAGANVDDKHYFGINWGRDAELGQIEDLRNVVEGDPSPCGQGTILLKRGIEVGHIFQLGTNYSEKMNCGVLGPDGKNVTLEMGCYGIGVSRVVAAAIEQNHDKYGVIWPDAIAPFQVGIVPMNMHKSERVKEAAEKLYAELTAAGIEVLFDDRKERPGVMFSDMELVGVPHTIVIGDRSMDEGNFEYKNRRSGEKVGIAMESIVEHVKAQLA comes from the coding sequence ATGCGTACCAGTAAATATCTTCTTTCTACTGTGAAGGAGACTCCAAACGACGCAGAGATCATTAGCCACCAGCTAATGCTACGTGCAGGTATGATCCGTAAGCTGGCTTCAGGTCTGTATACCTGGCTGCCTACCGGTCTGCGTGTTCTGCGTAAAGTCGAAAATATTGTTCGCGAAGAAATCGACAATGCAGGGGCAATTGAAACCTTAATGCCCGTTGTACAGCCGTTTGAGCTATGGGAAGAGACAGGCCGCTCTGAAAAAATGGGCCCTGAGCTACTTCGCTTTACTGACCGTCATGTTCGTCCGTTTGTACTTAGCCCGACAGCAGAAGAGGTGATCACCAGCCTTGTGCGCAATGAGGTGAACTCATACAAGCAACTTCCGCTGAATCTGTACCAGATCCAGACTAAATTCCGTGATGAAAGACGCCCTCGCTTCGGTGTGATGCGTGCACGTGAATTCTCGATGATGGATGCATACAGCTTCGATATCGACAAAGACGGGCTGCAAAAATCATACGACGCTATGCACGATGCATACTGTAAAGCGTTCGACCGCATGGGTCTTGATTACCGTCCGGTACTTGCAGACAGCGGTGCTATCGGTGGTAGCGGTTCACAAGAGTTCCACGTACTGGCAGAAAGCGGTGAAGACCTGATTGCATTCTCAACCGAATCTGACTATGCAGCAAATATCGAAAAAGCAGAAGCGCTTGCTCCGGCAACTGATCGCGCGCAGCCGACTCAGGAAATGACGCTGGTTGATACGCCAAATGCTAAGACCATCGCTGAGCTTGTTGAGCAGTTCGAGCTACCAATTGAAAAGACGGTTAAGACACTGTTCGTAAAAGCCTCTGACGAGGTAGAAGCTGATCTTATTGCGCTTATTATTCGTGGCGATCACGAGCTTAATGAAGTGAAAGCTGAAAACCTGAAAGAAGTAGCCGCTCCGCTTGAGATGGCGACAGAAGAAGAGATCCGCGCACTAATTGGTGCAGGCCCTGGTTCTCTTGGCCCTGTTGGCCTTGAACTGCCATTTATCGTTGACCGCTCAGTTGCAGTAATGAGCGACTTCGGTGCCGGTGCTAACGTAGACGACAAACACTACTTCGGTATTAACTGGGGCCGTGATGCCGAGCTTGGTCAGATTGAAGATCTGCGTAATGTAGTGGAAGGCGATCCAAGCCCATGTGGCCAGGGTACTATCCTGCTAAAACGTGGTATCGAAGTGGGTCATATCTTCCAGCTTGGTACTAACTACTCAGAGAAAATGAACTGTGGCGTTCTTGGTCCTGACGGTAAGAACGTCACTCTGGAGATGGGCTGTTACGGTATCGGCGTATCCCGCGTTGTGGCGGCAGCTATCGAGCAGAACCACGACAAGTACGGCGTTATCTGGCCGGATGCCATTGCACCATTCCAGGTTGGTATCGTACCTATGAACATGCACAAATCTGAGCGCGTTAAAGAAGCAGCTGAAAAGCTATATGCTGAACTGACTGCTGCCGGTATCGAAGTGCTGTTCGATGACCGTAAAGAGCGCCCGGGTGTCATGTTCTCCGATATGGAGCTTGTTGGTGTTCCTCACACCATTGTGATCGGCGATCGCAGCATGGATGAAGGCAACTTTGAATACAAGAACCGCCGTAGTGGTGAAAAAGTGGGTATTGCAATGGAAAGTATTGTTGAGCACGTTAAGGCTCAGCTGGCTTAA
- the treR gene encoding trehalose operon repressor TreR, with translation MSKKLTIHDIAKLAGVGKSTVSRVLTNDPKVKPETRALVERVIEESGYVPSKSAQSMRGGSQKVIGVIISRLDSPSENRAVSSILNSLYSAGYDVVIMESQFDVNKTNEHLDVLKKRNVDGVILFGFTGCDVKKLAGWKSKMVVIAMDVQEVSSINYDNRGVIVKALRHLEQKGFSEISYIGVDRSDRTTGELRLDAYLQWCDTNKVQPNYATGQLNHESAYQLVDQVLTPSTQAIVCASDTLALGVIKRLQELGKEEVTVTGVGGNDLLSFMFPNVFSVDPGYEEAGRSAADLLIKQLTGQTEDIHLTQIPVY, from the coding sequence ATGAGTAAAAAGCTGACCATTCATGATATAGCCAAACTTGCCGGGGTGGGGAAGTCAACCGTATCCCGGGTTCTGACCAATGATCCTAAGGTAAAACCTGAAACCAGAGCGCTGGTGGAAAGGGTGATTGAAGAGTCAGGCTATGTTCCCTCCAAATCGGCTCAGTCTATGCGCGGGGGGAGTCAGAAAGTGATTGGCGTTATTATCTCCCGTCTGGATTCTCCTTCAGAAAACCGCGCCGTAAGCAGCATCCTTAACTCGCTCTATTCTGCCGGGTACGATGTTGTGATTATGGAGAGCCAGTTCGATGTTAATAAAACCAATGAACATCTGGATGTGCTGAAAAAGCGTAACGTCGATGGTGTGATTCTGTTTGGCTTTACAGGTTGCGATGTAAAAAAACTGGCAGGCTGGAAGTCAAAAATGGTGGTTATTGCCATGGATGTGCAGGAAGTTTCATCCATCAACTACGATAACCGGGGTGTAATCGTCAAAGCTCTGCGGCACCTTGAACAAAAAGGCTTTTCTGAAATCAGCTACATAGGTGTAGACAGAAGCGACCGGACAACAGGTGAGCTTCGTCTTGACGCTTATCTGCAATGGTGTGACACCAATAAGGTGCAGCCTAATTACGCAACAGGTCAGCTTAATCACGAAAGTGCCTACCAGCTGGTGGATCAGGTGCTGACTCCGTCCACGCAGGCGATAGTCTGCGCCAGTGATACCCTTGCCCTTGGGGTGATAAAAAGGCTCCAGGAGCTGGGCAAAGAAGAGGTCACTGTGACCGGTGTGGGCGGCAATGATCTGCTCTCATTTATGTTCCCAAATGTATTTAGTGTGGATCCCGGTTATGAAGAGGCAGGGCGAAGCGCCGCTGATCTACTGATCAAACAATTGACCGGACAAACAGAAGACATTCACCTGACTCAAATTCCTGTTTATTAA
- a CDS encoding methionine ABC transporter permease, whose protein sequence is MSFNDIANWLSQNSGLLLDATWETVYMVAVSGIVGFAVGIPLGVILHISKKGGLAENPKLNSILGAVVNVGRSVPFLVLMVAIIPVTKLLVGTFIGTTAAIVPLTIGAIPFVARLIEGALLEVPTGLIEAAQSMGATTNQIITKVLLPEALPTIVNSVTITLVTLVSYSAMAGTVGGGGLGDVAIRYGFHRYDIGIMAVTVVMLIVLVQIIQSVGDAVVRRVDHR, encoded by the coding sequence ATGTCCTTTAACGATATCGCAAACTGGCTGAGCCAGAACTCAGGCCTGCTGTTAGATGCAACCTGGGAAACCGTTTATATGGTTGCTGTGTCCGGCATTGTCGGATTTGCAGTGGGTATCCCACTGGGTGTGATTCTGCATATCAGCAAGAAAGGCGGTCTGGCCGAAAATCCTAAGCTTAATTCCATACTGGGTGCCGTTGTAAACGTTGGCCGCTCTGTGCCGTTTCTGGTGCTTATGGTCGCTATTATCCCGGTAACCAAACTGCTTGTGGGCACCTTTATCGGCACTACTGCTGCTATCGTTCCGCTAACTATCGGTGCTATTCCGTTTGTTGCCCGGCTTATTGAAGGCGCACTGCTTGAAGTACCAACCGGACTCATTGAAGCGGCTCAGTCAATGGGGGCAACCACAAATCAGATTATTACCAAAGTGCTTTTACCTGAAGCACTGCCAACCATAGTGAACTCAGTGACTATCACTCTGGTTACTCTGGTCAGCTACTCTGCGATGGCAGGTACAGTTGGTGGTGGTGGCCTTGGTGACGTGGCTATCCGTTATGGTTTCCACAGATACGATATCGGCATTATGGCAGTAACCGTTGTGATGCTTATTGTACTGGTACAGATTATCCAGTCAGTCGGCGATGCCGTTGTACGCCGTGTTGACCACAGATAA
- a CDS encoding MetQ/NlpA family lipoprotein, translating into MKFSLKKLLTIATAASALVLAGCGEKEADTSKIKVAVIAGAEAQVAEVAAKIAKEKYGLDVELVTFTDYVTPNAATDDGSVDINAFQHKPYLDQQVADRGYKLTIAGNTFVYPIAGYSKQVKSVDEIAEGARIAVPNDPTNLGRSLLLLEQQGLLKLKEGVGLLATVRDVVENPKNIEIVELEAPQLPRSLDDVALAIINTTYASSINLTPEKDGIFVEDKESPYVNLIVAREDNVNAENVQNFVKSYQTEEVYKAATEIFNGGVVKGW; encoded by the coding sequence ATGAAATTTAGCCTGAAGAAATTACTGACAATCGCAACAGCAGCATCTGCACTGGTACTGGCCGGTTGTGGTGAAAAAGAAGCAGATACCAGCAAAATCAAAGTGGCGGTAATCGCTGGCGCAGAGGCACAGGTTGCTGAAGTGGCTGCAAAAATCGCAAAAGAGAAGTACGGCCTGGATGTTGAGTTGGTGACTTTCACTGATTATGTAACACCAAACGCAGCAACCGACGACGGCTCTGTTGATATCAACGCATTCCAGCACAAGCCATACCTTGACCAGCAAGTTGCTGACCGTGGCTACAAGCTGACTATCGCCGGTAACACTTTCGTATACCCGATTGCCGGTTACTCAAAGCAGGTTAAATCTGTCGACGAAATTGCTGAAGGTGCGCGCATTGCAGTACCAAACGACCCAACAAACCTTGGTCGTTCTCTGCTTCTTCTTGAGCAACAGGGTCTGCTTAAACTAAAAGAAGGGGTTGGCCTTCTGGCAACAGTTCGTGATGTAGTTGAAAACCCAAAGAACATCGAAATTGTTGAACTGGAAGCGCCTCAGCTACCACGCTCTCTGGATGATGTTGCTCTGGCAATCATCAACACTACTTACGCAAGCAGCATCAACCTGACTCCGGAAAAAGACGGTATCTTTGTTGAAGATAAAGAGTCTCCATACGTAAACCTGATTGTTGCCCGTGAAGACAATGTGAACGCAGAAAACGTACAAAACTTTGTGAAGTCTTATCAGACAGAAGAAGTTTACAAAGCAGCAACTGAAATCTTTAACGGCGGTGTGGTGAAGGGTTGGTAA
- a CDS encoding type B 50S ribosomal protein L31 gives MKSNIHPDYRTVVFHDTSVDKYFLIGSTLQTDRTIEWEDGKTYPYMTIEVSSESHPFYTGKQRIAHKEGRVANFNRRFGNLGSKPSEGDK, from the coding sequence ATGAAAAGTAATATCCACCCGGATTACCGCACAGTTGTATTCCATGATACCAGCGTAGATAAGTATTTCTTAATTGGTTCAACGCTACAGACTGACAGAACCATCGAGTGGGAAGATGGTAAAACATACCCATATATGACCATTGAAGTTTCTTCCGAGTCTCATCCTTTCTATACAGGCAAGCAGAGAATTGCTCATAAAGAGGGCCGTGTTGCAAACTTTAACCGCCGGTTCGGTAACCTGGGCAGCAAGCCGTCAGAAGGGGACAAATAA
- the metN gene encoding methionine ABC transporter ATP-binding protein MetN, with protein sequence MIEISQVNKVFYQGAKAINALKDINLTIPQGTIFGVIGSSGAGKSTLIRCVNMLEAPTSGKVVVDGVDLTKLSKAELSEARRNIGMIFQHFNLLSSRTVFENIALPLELAGKEQSHIEEKVSELLTLVGLADKRDTYPANLSGGQKQRVAIARALASDPKVLLCDEATSALDPATTQSILELLKEINRKLNITMLLITHEMDVVKSICHEVAIIGGGELVEKGSVGEIFAHPKTELAHEFIRSTLDLSIPDDYQARLQQERVAGSYPLVRLEFTGATVDAPLVSQISRKYNIDISILSSDLDYAGGVKFGMMVAEMFGNEADDEAAIAYLRDHKVKVEVLGYVL encoded by the coding sequence ATGATTGAAATTTCTCAAGTAAACAAGGTTTTCTATCAGGGAGCTAAAGCTATCAACGCCCTGAAAGATATAAACCTGACTATCCCGCAGGGCACTATCTTTGGGGTTATCGGCTCGTCAGGTGCAGGGAAAAGCACACTGATCCGTTGTGTAAACATGCTGGAAGCACCAACATCAGGCAAGGTAGTGGTTGATGGTGTTGATTTAACCAAATTATCTAAAGCAGAATTAAGCGAAGCACGCCGAAATATCGGCATGATCTTTCAGCACTTCAATCTGCTTTCTTCACGTACTGTGTTTGAAAACATTGCGCTTCCGCTGGAACTGGCCGGAAAAGAGCAGTCTCACATCGAAGAGAAAGTCTCTGAACTACTGACACTGGTTGGCCTGGCTGATAAGCGTGATACCTACCCGGCAAACCTGAGTGGCGGCCAGAAGCAGCGTGTTGCCATCGCCCGTGCGCTTGCTTCGGATCCAAAAGTGCTGCTTTGTGATGAAGCAACAAGTGCGCTTGATCCGGCAACCACTCAGTCGATTCTGGAACTGCTTAAAGAGATCAACCGAAAGCTCAATATCACTATGCTGCTGATCACCCATGAGATGGATGTTGTAAAAAGTATCTGTCATGAGGTAGCCATTATTGGCGGCGGTGAATTGGTGGAAAAAGGCTCTGTGGGAGAGATTTTTGCTCACCCGAAAACCGAACTGGCGCATGAATTTATCCGCTCCACGCTGGATCTTTCCATTCCTGATGATTATCAGGCTCGTCTTCAGCAAGAGCGAGTGGCCGGAAGTTATCCGCTGGTCCGCCTTGAGTTTACCGGTGCCACTGTGGATGCGCCTCTGGTTAGCCAGATCAGCCGTAAGTACAACATTGATATCAGCATCTTAAGCTCTGATCTGGATTACGCCGGCGGTGTGAAGTTCGGCATGATGGTCGCAGAGATGTTCGGTAATGAAGCAGATGATGAAGCAGCCATTGCCTATCTGCGTGATCACAAGGTAAAAGTGGAGGTTCTGGGTTATGTCCTTTAA
- the gmhB gene encoding D-glycero-beta-D-manno-heptose 1,7-bisphosphate 7-phosphatase — protein sequence MAKPAVFLDRDGVINVDHGYVHDEHDFEFIDGVFEATKQLKDMGYLLVMVTNQAGIARGYYTEDRFLSLTQWMDWNFVDNGVEFDGFYYCPHHPEHGTGTYKQDCDCRKPKPGMLVSARDYLKIDMANSIMVGDKTGDLEAAEAAGVGTKILVRTGKPVTEKGEALATAVLDSIKDVPGFISNR from the coding sequence TTGGCTAAACCTGCCGTGTTTTTAGACCGTGATGGTGTGATTAATGTTGATCACGGATATGTGCATGATGAGCATGACTTTGAATTTATCGATGGTGTTTTTGAGGCGACGAAACAGCTTAAAGATATGGGGTATCTTTTGGTTATGGTCACCAATCAGGCCGGTATTGCACGAGGTTATTACACTGAAGACAGGTTCTTATCTCTGACTCAGTGGATGGACTGGAACTTTGTTGATAACGGTGTTGAGTTTGATGGTTTTTATTACTGCCCTCATCACCCTGAGCACGGAACTGGTACTTACAAACAGGACTGTGATTGTCGTAAGCCAAAGCCGGGAATGCTTGTATCTGCGCGTGATTACCTGAAAATTGATATGGCTAACTCAATAATGGTTGGAGATAAAACAGGGGATCTGGAAGCGGCTGAAGCGGCTGGCGTTGGGACTAAGATCCTTGTTCGTACCGGTAAGCCGGTGACTGAAAAAGGTGAAGCCCTTGCCACAGCTGTACTGGATAGCATCAAAGATGTTCCTGGCTTTATTTCAAACCGATAA
- the tsaA gene encoding tRNA (N6-threonylcarbamoyladenosine(37)-N6)-methyltransferase TrmO, with protein sequence MDHLINPIGTIKSPYKEKFAVPRQPRLAPSATARIELLGEANNPESVRGLEEFSHLWLLFLFDQNLQAGWTPTVRPPRLGGNERVGVFATRSPFRPNGIGMSAVELKGISQKDGQVSLELGSVDLVDGTPVVDIKPYIPYSDSIPQANGGFAQNEPRQLEVIFSDLAGQQIRFHSNRQQVTAVITEVLSQDPRPAYKKNRPDDKEYAVNLFDLNVKFKVDGEIVVVTSIERF encoded by the coding sequence ATGGACCATCTAATCAACCCAATCGGAACTATTAAAAGTCCTTATAAAGAGAAGTTTGCCGTTCCCAGGCAACCAAGGCTCGCCCCAAGCGCGACAGCCCGGATAGAGTTGCTGGGAGAGGCAAATAACCCGGAATCAGTAAGAGGCTTAGAAGAGTTCAGCCATTTATGGCTGCTGTTTCTTTTTGACCAGAACCTGCAGGCAGGCTGGACTCCAACGGTAAGACCACCAAGGCTTGGCGGAAATGAACGGGTGGGCGTTTTCGCTACCCGCTCGCCATTCAGGCCCAACGGCATCGGCATGTCAGCGGTCGAGCTGAAAGGTATCAGCCAAAAAGACGGGCAGGTATCTCTGGAGCTGGGAAGTGTCGACCTGGTGGACGGTACCCCTGTTGTCGATATTAAGCCTTATATCCCTTACTCGGATTCTATTCCCCAGGCCAATGGTGGCTTTGCCCAGAACGAACCCAGACAACTTGAAGTCATTTTCTCCGATCTGGCCGGGCAACAGATCCGCTTTCATTCCAACCGCCAGCAGGTCACAGCTGTAATTACTGAGGTTTTAAGTCAGGATCCCAGACCTGCCTACAAGAAAAACCGGCCGGATGACAAAGAATATGCGGTAAATTTGTTCGATCTTAACGTGAAATTTAAGGTTGACGGTGAAATAGTTGTCGTCACCTCAATAGAACGCTTTTGA
- a CDS encoding PilZ domain-containing protein, with protein MVHKTTFQTDVGRFLTIGMKLSAVIQFGPDNEYSLSCHFLGMKEKQFLIFELSAKTMEDLIARRTKDAQVVIKGVADTEVGHIIAFKSQILGIKPMASWLMFVRFPRHIEAREIRENKRYKVNIPAELAIETSSTSVNIVDISATGCGIFSQQELMVEKGTEIKLDAKVDTLPDPKPKCFVANSRKYGKGTMLGITFESPIQVDDQLRVELFKHLVIH; from the coding sequence ATGGTTCATAAAACAACATTCCAGACTGATGTTGGCAGATTTTTAACCATAGGCATGAAACTGTCGGCAGTCATTCAGTTTGGACCCGATAATGAGTACTCGCTGAGTTGTCACTTTCTTGGAATGAAGGAAAAACAGTTCCTGATTTTTGAGTTAAGTGCGAAAACAATGGAAGATCTGATCGCCAGAAGAACTAAGGACGCACAAGTCGTTATCAAAGGCGTCGCAGATACAGAAGTTGGTCATATCATCGCATTTAAAAGCCAGATCCTGGGTATTAAACCTATGGCATCCTGGCTGATGTTTGTTCGCTTTCCCCGTCATATAGAGGCGAGGGAGATTCGTGAGAACAAGCGTTACAAAGTGAACATTCCGGCTGAGCTGGCCATTGAAACCTCCAGCACCAGTGTCAATATTGTGGATATTTCAGCAACCGGATGCGGGATCTTTTCCCAGCAGGAACTGATGGTTGAAAAAGGCACTGAAATTAAGTTGGATGCTAAAGTCGACACCCTCCCTGACCCTAAGCCCAAATGCTTTGTTGCGAATTCCAGAAAATATGGAAAGGGCACCATGCTTGGAATTACCTTCGAATCCCCGATTCAGGTGGATGACCAGCTCAGAGTTGAACTGTTTAAGCATCTGGTTATTCATTAA